From Xiphophorus hellerii strain 12219 chromosome 20, Xiphophorus_hellerii-4.1, whole genome shotgun sequence, the proteins below share one genomic window:
- the LOC116710681 gene encoding ras association domain-containing protein 1 isoform X2: MASEANSSDKTPSFEMTWGSSTSSGYCSEEEEDSEFEQYFTARTSFFPKPRKPAVTNDVKKDEQIQCEKQELSTAEILQKVKEYNSQINSNLFMNMNKDGSYTGFVKVQFKLVRPVSVPAPKKGGADAGGKRASGVKRRTSFYLPKDASKHLHISSRTSAREVIEALLKKFTVVDNPGKFALFERSERHDQVYVRKLSDDERPLRLRLNAGPNEKLLSFVLKENETGEVNWHAFSMPELKNFLLILQREEEEHVKQIVQRYTLARTKMLEALSGSTPG, encoded by the exons ATGGCAAGCGAGGCGAACAGCTCGGACAAGACTCCCTCCTTCGAGATGACCTGGGGCAGCTCCACCAGCAGCGGCTACTgcagcgaggaggaggaggactcCGAGTTCGAACAGTACTTCACGGCCCGGACGTCTTTCTTCCCCAAACCCCGAAAACCCGCCGTTACTAATGACGTTAAGAAG GATGAACAAATCCAATGTGAGAAACAGGAGCTATCAACTGCTGAAATTCTGCAGAAAGTGAAGGAATACAACTCCCAGATCAATAGCAATCTGTTCATGAACATG aacaAGGACGGGTCCTACACTGGTTTTGTGAAGGTTCAATTCAAGCTAGTGCGCCCCGTGTCGGTCCCAGCGCCAAAGAAAGGAGGTGCTGATGCTGGAGGGAAGCGAGCCAGCGGGGTGAAGCGTCGCACCTCCTTCTACCTGCCAAAGGACGCCTCCAAGCATTTGCACATAAGCTCCCGTACTTCTGCTCGCGAGGTCATCGAGGCTCTGCTGAAAAAGTTTACTGTGGTAGACAATCCCGGCAAGTTTGCACTGTTTGAGCGCAGCGAGCGCCACGACCAAG TTTATGTTCGCAAGCTCTCTGACGACGAGCGTCCTCTCCGTTTACGCCTGAATGCTGGACCCAACGAGAAGCTCCTCAGTTTTGttctcaaagaaaatgaaactggtGAAGTGAAT TGGCATGCTTTCTCCATGCCAGAGCTGAAGAACTTCCTGCTGATCCTGCAgcgtgaggaagaggagcacgTCAAGCAGATCGTACAGCGATACACTTTGGCTCGCACCAAGATGCTGGAGGCACTGTCCGGCTCGACGCCGGGCTGA
- the tusc2a gene encoding tumor suppressor 2, mitochondrial calcium regulator a, giving the protein MGGSGSKVKGSWPFTGSGGDSGADGSEQSLARLKGSRNATPFVFTRRSSLYFDEDGDLAHEFYEETVVTKNGRRRSKLKRIQKNLIPQGIVKLDHPCIHVDFPIVLCEG; this is encoded by the exons ATGGGAGGAAGTGGATCCAAAGTCAAAGGTTCCTGGCCTTTCACAGGCAGCGGAGGGGATTCAGGGGCCGATGGAAGCGAGCAGTCTCTGGCCCGACTGAAAGGCTCCAGGAATGCAACACCATTTGTTTTCACAAGAAGGAG ctCCTTGTACTTCGATGAGGATGGGGATCTAGCCCATGAATTCTACGAAGAGACGGTGGTGACAAAAAACGGCAGAAGAAGGTCGAAGTTGAAAAGGATCCAGAAGAACCTGATTCCACAG gGAATCGTGAAGCTCGATCACCCGTGCATTCATGTAGATTTCCCCATCGTTCTCTGTGAGGGGTGA